The Candidozyma auris chromosome 1, complete sequence genome includes a region encoding these proteins:
- the BRE1 gene encoding E3 ubiquitin-protein ligase, whose translation MEAEDKKRPFSSVEPDVFTKSKKPLHELSEDGPLTQQDVLYFKKEAIWRQMRFYKLQADQLQLELSKYEKRYQNFVAAHQLLEAWYSQILKSCNLEEEPQIDLSASTSSIQEALEARTAKLADLLKSVDSDGSGLRDLLKLEGCLAASQKQKEDLEEKLAELQNELTALRKSKDRTESATLQRIQSNSLAKTEEAEPSNGKHDKDGSIENGNVDASDTVVISTADKEELEQLRIQAEELKAAIETSKQSLEKMSRRLEGAETYNQSLKERLSNLTDEDLSKSSKFVELVTQNKSLQESLAQTSKFQQELVDKVKALEEKDGNYSKLVDQELADENTRLKETLSRSENDLARIRAIRDELLAKQTILNSEMENKKTNAAVNELNRVLSERLSKLEKTREEEYERKEDSNLHSLSKEELIKRLHILSSEVKEIEAAFQQTRSLSLDKLKETIDNEGLMKKLTIEKNKADQKYFASMRVKDSLSAENKVLKSQIAKSQELISKFNETEKAYLSKIEILTKSVNDYKVIKEMSIQENTQLQKNLKMLNKTRDNLVKELSDIKQEAAELKKQNGGLTNEMNAKSMACSKLEAKLRATESLLQKYKQNNTSSILEEDEKQLEALRSITKCSVCSKNWKNTAITACGHVFCDGCVQERLAARLRRCPTCNKGFSSNDLLSIHL comes from the coding sequence ATGGAAGCCgaggacaagaagagacCCTTCAGTCTGGTCGAACCTGATGTATTCACGAAATCCAAGAAACCACTTCATGAACTCAGCGAAGATGGTCCACTTACACAACAGGATGTTCTTTATTTCAAAAAGGAGGCCATTTGGCGTCAGATGCGATTTTACAAGCTTCAAGCTGATCAACTCCAGCTTGAGCTCTCCAAGTATGAAAAACGGTACCAAAACTTTGTAGCTGCTCATCAGCTTTTGGAAGCCTGGTATTCACAAATCCTCAAGTCCTGCaatctcgaagaagaacccCAAATAGACTTATCTGCGTCGACATCTTCGATCCAAGAAGCTCTAGAAGCTAGAACAGCCAAATTGGCAgatcttctcaaatcaGTAGACTCAGATGGAAGCGGCCTTCGTGATCTCCTAAAGCTTGAAGGTTGTCTTGCTGCTTCTCAGAaacagaaagaagatctcGAAGAAAAGCTAGCAGAGCTACAGAATGAGCTCACAGCGTTGAGGAAGCTGAAAGATAGAACTGAGCTGGCTACCTTGCAGCGCATTCAGAGCAACAGTCTCGCAAAGACCGAGGAGGCCGAGCCCTCTAATGGCAAGCACGATAAAGACGGAAGTATAGAAAACGGTAATGTGGATGCTTCAGACACTGTGGTCATCTCCACAGCGgacaaagaagagctcgagcAGCTACGCATACAAgcagaagagctcaaggcTGCCATTGAAACCTCCAAGCAATCGCTCGAGAAAATGAGCAGAAGACTAGAAGGTGCTGAAACGTACAATCAAAGTTTGAAAGAGCGTTTGAGTAATCTTACTGATGAGGACCTTTCTAAGTCGTCTAAATTTGTCGAGCTCGTGACACAGAACAAGTCTTTACAAGAATCGCTCGCCCAGACTTCAAAATTCCAGCAAGAGCTTGTTGACAAAGTTAaggctcttgaagagaaggatgGTAATTATTCCAAGCTTGTCGATCAGGAGCTTGCAGATGAGAACACTCGCCTTAAAGAaactctttcaagaagcgAAAATGACCTAGCTAGAATTCGAGCAATAAGAGATGAGTTGCTCGCGAAGCAAACTATACTCAATTCGGAGATGGAGAATAAAAAGACTAATGCTGCGGTGAACGAATTAAATAGAGTACTCAGCGAAAGGCTCTCAAAACTTGAAAAGACCCGAGAGGAAGAATATGAACGCAAGGAAGATTCAAATCTTCACAGTTTGTCGAAGGAAGAACTCATAAAACGCTTGCATATCTTGAGCTCAGAagtcaaggagatcgaggcAGCATTTCAGCAGACGAGaagtctttctttggataagttgaaggaaactATTGATAATGAAGGACTCATGAAGAAACTTACCattgaaaagaacaagGCTGATCAAAAGTATTTTGCAAGCATGAGAGTGAAGGACTCTCTTTCAGCAGAAAACAAGGTGCTCAAGTCACAAATCGCGAAGTCTCAGGAATTGATTCTGAAGTTCAACGAGACTGAGAAAGCATATCTCAGCAAGATAGAGATCCTCACCAAGTCCGTGAACGATTACAAGGttatcaaagaaatgtCAATCCAAGAGAATACGCAGCTACAGAAAAATCTCAAGATGCTTAACAAAACCCGAGACAATTTGGTCAAAGAGTTGAGTGACATCAAGCAAGAGGCGGCggagctcaagaaacagAACGGAGGATTGACAAATGAGATGAACGCCAAATCCATGGCTTGTAGTAAGCTTGAGGCCAAGCTTCGAGCCACGGAAAGCTTACTTCAGAAATACAAACAGAATAACACATCGTCCATTCTTGAGGAAGACGAGAAACAACTAGAGGCCTTGAGGTCGATTACAAAGTGTTCTGTTTGTCTGAAAAATTGGAAGAATACGGCCATCACTGCCTGTGGTCATGTCTTTTGCGACGGCTGTGTTCAAGAACGACTCGCCGCTCGTCTTCGAAGATGTCCCACCTGTAATAAGGGTTTTTCTTCGAACGACTTGCTTTCGATTCATCTTTAA
- the SMC4 gene encoding condensin subunit SMC4 produces the protein MKQHTQALEPSNKAEKGDLEDTFINNSDYENYSVKSEHSDALPDSDASMTDDNSTFVDANEGRGGELMDTIHEEEIQKSGEWNIEEPKVINGAHATESQVNRDGDPGATHYDDHNENDSMAANNDDIDQDTNVSKLEDEEVTLAELEDSKVASPQEPSMEAAEKSRPNSSHKLELRKAMKEKDEMKPRLVIRKLVLTNFKSYAGVQEIGPFHPSFSAVVGPNGSGKSNVIDSMLFVFGFRASKMRQGKLSELIHSSESGQKLDFCQVDIHFCHVLDDPVDPMAATDIPGSEIIISRRATRNNASQYYLNGRSSNYTDVTQYLRDQGIDLDHKRFLILQGEVESISQMKAKAEKENDDGLLEYLEDIIGTTKYKSLINDGLTRLDELNEVCSEKEHRFELVENDTNVLEEKKNDALQFLEKEKQLANKKSVKFQVTIHENQRSLSSYEKTAAEVSEQLSEEKNKNMELNIEVDEAHKKKKTLQRGISKLNDEINRANKSHKSLNNKNVSLEERVKNLETKAKKIEKTKQASERSLSSSSHQLQALKESEEQAAKEMAELKESLEKESEKLMKLREKLADKTSHFSKEIQELEAQLLPVNDEVKEKESAISLIKSELDMLEEQTKKTDRQLQQASQRLQDIKREGKEKEAELDALEQKLEHIKEQVLLGEEQCQNARKSLDKKKNRLNSARQQTQDAFNAVSNSQNKNKVLTSLSKLARSGRISGFFGRLGDLGQIDDKYDIAISTACPGLDAMVVDTVETAQACIDYLRKNKLGYANFVCLNKLRKFDLSPIQTPGNPMSVKRLFDLIIPKEERFLPAFYSKLYNTLVASNLQEAKSVAYGPKRYKVVTLDGKVVDTSGAMSGGGSHFARGAMRLTSNARTDKAENTEEDVAKMKEELATMEEDVSHLQRECEEMEENLQKLKDLAPETEFSIKRVQLDIQSLISEKKEVSGNCKKLLAQKESEDGSSELEGQIKEKQKELIELTQQSEKLKQSMVESETKISALQTKIMDVGGVELKIQDSKVSSLKEKIELNEAKSSQNAISLRKLEHDAKRHTKIVSESEQELQSVGVEIEKVKEDLQSSIKELKSKEEEIDNLSEKKNEHESELEKVAEEVEELNAKINEFKSVEIELENKLEKLNGVVRKCQSAIEVANREIRNLVVRDCTSYIDWMPEDERSKYESSEIETLTEEAIEDVNIANIEEEIEALEHYMSDVKVDIEVLKEYGEKKKELEIRRTELNETVKQRDDIKCHCEELKRKRLDEFMEGFNTISLSLKEMYQMITMGGNAELDLVDSLDPFSEGIMFSVMPPKKSWRNISNLSGGEKTLSSLALVFALHKYKPTPLYVMDEIDAALDFRNVSIVANYIKDRTKNAQFVVISLRNNMFELAQSLVGIYKVENRTRSITLQNKDFLNERAVKT, from the coding sequence atgaAGCAACACACGCAGGCACTTGAGCCCAGCAATAAGGCGGAAAAGGGAGATTTGGAGGACACGTTCATAAATAATTCAGATTACGAGAACTATTCTGTGAAGCTGGAGCATCTGGACGCTCTACCTGATTCAGATGCGTCAATGACAGACGACAACTCCACATTTGTTGACGCCAATGAAGGAAGAGGGGGCGAATTAATGGATACAATTCACGAAGAGGAAATCCAGAAAAGTGGGGAATGGAATATAGAGGAACCGAAAGTAATAAATGGAGCCCACGCTACTGAAAGTCAGGTCAATCGAGATGGTGATCCTGGCGCTACGCATTATGACGACCACAATGAGAACGATTCTATGGCTGCCAACAATGACGATATAGACCAGGACACGAACGTCTCAAAATtggaggatgaggaggtGACGCTAGCAGAGTTGGAGGATCTGAAGGTTGCCTCTCCGCAGGAGCCACTGATGGAGGCAGCGGAAAAATCACGACCTAATTCGTCACACAAGCTTGAACTTCGCAAGGCaatgaaagagaaggacGAAATGAAGCCCAGGTTGGTGATTCGCAAGCTCGTGctcaccaacttcaaatCCTACGCTGGCGTTCAGGAGATCGGGCCCTTCCATCCTTCATTCTCTGCTGTAGTGGGGCCCAACGGTTCAGGAAAGTCTAATGTTATCGACTCGATGCTTTTTGTATTTGGGTTTCGTGCTCTGAAAATGAGACAAGGCAAGCTCCTGGAGTTGATCCATTCGTCGGAGTCAGGGCAGAAACTCGATTTTTGCCAAGTAGACATTCACTTCTGCCATGTACTAGACGATCCTGTAGACCCTATGGCGGCTACTGATATCCCGGGGTCTGAAATCATCATAAGTCGACGCGCTACGAGAAATAACGCATCCCAGTATTACCTCAACGGCAGATCAAGTAATTATACAGATGTCACGCAATACTTGAGAGACCAAGGCATCGATCTAGATCATAAGCGTTTTTTGATTTTACAGGGCGAGGTTGAATCCATATCCCAAATGAAGGCTAAAGCAGAAAAGGAGAATGACGACGGTTTGTTGGAATATTTGGAGGATATTATCGGTACAACTAAGTACAAGTCTTTGATCAATGATGGCTTGACGAGATTGGACGAGCTTAATGAGGTCTGCTCAGAGAAGGAGCATAGATTCGAATTGGTTGAGAACGACACCAATGTTCttgaggagaaaaagaatgacgctcttcaatttttggaaaaagagaagcagCTTGCTAACAAAAAGTCGGTCAAGTTCCAAGTGACCATCCATGAAAATCAGCGGTCCCTTTCAAGCTACGAAAAAACTGCCGCAGAAGTTTCCGAACAACTCAGcgaggaaaaaaataagaataTGGAGCTCAATATCGAAGTGGATGAGGCTcataagaaaaaaaagactctTCAAAGAGGCATTTCAAAACTCAACGATGAAATAAACCGGGCCAATAAGTCACACAAAtctctcaacaacaagaatGTTTCGCTAGAAGAAAGAGTGAAAAATTTAGAAACtaaagcaaagaaaattgagAAGACGAAGCAGGCATCCGAGCGAAGTTTGTCTTCGTCCTCACATCAGCTTCAAGCTCTAAAAGAATCTGAAGAGCAGGCAGCAAAGGAAATGGCGGAGCTTAAAGAGTCActcgagaaagaaagcgAGAAGCTAATGAAACTTCGAGAAAAGCTTGCTGATAAGACTTCGcatttctcaaaagagattcaagaacttgaggCTCAACTTCTTCCGGTAAATGATGAGGTGAAAGAAAAGGAGAGTGCAATACTGTTAATCAAGTCCGAGCTTGATATGCTTGAGGAGCAGACAAAAAAAACCGATCGTCAACTCCAGCAAGCCTCtcaaagacttcaagatatcaagagagaaggaaaagagaaggaggctgAGCTAGATGCGTTAGAACAAAAGCTCGAGCATATCAAAGAGCAGGTCCTACTTGGTGAGGAGCAATGCCAGAATGCCAGAAAGCTGCTCGataagaaaaagaataggCTTAATTCGGCAAGACAACAGACACAAGATGCATTCAATGCTGTGAGCAACtctcaaaacaaaaataagGTCTTGACAAGCTTGTCAAAGCTCGCTCGTTCTGGAAGAATCTCCGGGTTCTTTGGTCGTTTGGGTGACTTGGGGCAGATTGATGATAAGTATGACATTGCAATATCGACGGCATGCCCAGGATTAGACGCAATGGTTGTTGACACAGTTGAAACTGCCCAGGCATGTATCGATTATCTTAGAAAAAACAAACTTGGGTACGCCAACTTTGTCTGTTTGAACAAGCTTCGCAAATTTGATCTTAGTCCTATTCAAACTCCAGGGAATCCTATGAGTGTGAAAAGACTTTTTGACTTAATCATTCCCAAAGAAGAGCGTTTTTTACCCGCATTCTACAGCAAGCTTTACAATACCTTGGTCGCTAGTAATCTTCAAGAGGCGAAGAGCGTTGCTTACGGTCCAAAGAGATACAAGGTTGTAACACTCGACGGAAAAGTGGTTGATACCTCTGGTGCTATGTCTGGTGGAGGCTCTCATTTTGCTAGAGGAGCCATGAGGCTTACATCCAACGCTAGAACTGATAAGGCAGAGAACACCGAGGAAGACGTCGCTAAGATGAAAGAAGAGTTGGCTACGATGGAGGAAGACGTcagccatcttcaacgtGAGTGTGAGGAGATGGAagaaaatcttcaaaagcttaAAGACTTGGCGCCAGAGACAGAGTTCTCCATTAAACGTGTTCAACTTGATATTCAATCATTGATCTCtgagaaaaaggaagttTCGGGAAACTGCAAGAAGCTTTTAGCCCAAAAAGAGAGTGAGGATGGTTCTTCCGAACTCGAAGGAcaaataaaagaaaagcaaaaagagCTTATAGAGCTCACCCAACAGAGCGAAAAACTTAAACAGCTGATGGTTGAGTCTGAAACGAAAATATCTGCACTTCAAACGAAGATTATGGATGTTGGTGGTGTCGAGCTCAAAATTCAAGATTCAAAGGTGAGCTcattgaaagagaagatcgagCTCAACGAGGCCAAGAGCTCTCAAAATGCTATCTCACTTCGTAAGCTTGAGCACGATGCCAAAAGACACACAAAGATAGTCAGTGAGAGCGAGCAAGAGCTCCAATCTGTTGGTGTTGAAATAGAGAAAGTCAAAGAGGATTTGCAGAGCAGTATAAAGGAACTCAAGctgaaagaagaagaaatcgacAACCTttcagagaagaagaacgaaCACGAGTCTGAGCTTGAAAAGGTAGCGGAAGAGGtagaagagctcaatgcTAAAATCAATGAGTTCAAGTCAGTGGAGATTGAACTCGAAAATAAGCTCGAAAAACTTAATGGGGTGGTTCGCAAATGCCAATCCGCCATTGAAGTTGCCAATCGTGAGATTAGGAATCTTGTCGTTCGTGATTGTACCTCATACATTGATTGGATGCCTGAGGATGAAAGATCCAAATACGAGAGCTCCGAAATTGAAACGCTCACTGAAGAAGCTATCGAGGATGTCAACATAGCAAACatcgaggaagaaattgaagccCTTGAGCATTATATGAGTGACGTCAAAGTCGATATTGAGGTCCTCAAAGAATAtggtgagaagaagaaagaattggaaATTCGTCGTACTGAATTAAACGAGACTGTAAAGCAGCGTGATGACATAAAATGTCACTgtgaggagctcaagagaAAACGTTTAGATGAGTTCATGGAAGGATTCAACACGATCTCGTTGTCATTAAAAGAAATGTACCAGATGATTACGATGGGTGGAAATGCTGAATTGGATCTTGTGGACAGTTTGGACCCTTTTTCGGAGGGAATCATGTTCAGTGTCATGCCTCCTAAAAAGTCTTGGAGAAACATTTCCAATCTCTCCGGTGGAGAGAAAACATTGAGTTCCCTTGCTCTTGTGTTTGCTCTTCATAAGTACAAGCCTACGCCGTTATACGTCATGGATGAAATTGATGCAGCGTTAGACTTCAGGAACGTTTCTATTGTGGCCAACTATATTAAAGACAGAACTAAGAACGCTCAGTTTGTTGTCATATCGTTGAGAAACAATATGTTTGAATTGGCCCAGCTGCTCGTGGGTATCTACAAAGTTGAGAACCGAACCAGAAGTATTACCCTTCAGAATAAAGACTTTTTAAACGAAAGAGCGGTTAAGACAtaa
- the DUS4 gene encoding tRNA dihydrouridine synthase — translation MVRYSKLPFRELVRHYNADIVYTPMILAREFVRNDIARISDFSTNQTDSPVIVQVGCNNVQDLLKFVEMMHPYVDGIGLNCGCPIREQVREGIGAALMSQPELVSDMVRAVKQKYGDSICIETKIRIHSDLNETVRFVKMVESAGVDFITVHGRTKTTRSSQPANLDAIKLVKETVKVPVVANGDCFTQEDFEKIAKYTGVDGVMAVRGALANPGIFAKHKTAPWSAVELFLDLALSYGLPYRITQHHLSEMLGTMIPRSHVKEMNELSNLVDLIDWLDEHFVLKRRGEDGFGTTISPQWK, via the coding sequence ATGGTCAGATATTCCAAGCTTCCATTCAGAGAGCTTGTTCGTCATTATAATGCTGATATCGTTTATACGCCGATGATATTGGCCAGAGAGTTCGTGCGTAACGATATCGCCAGAATCAGCGATTTTTCAACAAACCAAACTGACAGCCCCGTAATAGTTCAAGTGGGCTGTAACAACgttcaagatcttcttaAGTTTGTCGAGATGATGCATCCGTACGTAGACGGAATTGGTCTCAATTGTGGATGTCCCATTCGAGAGCAAGTTCGTGAGGGAATCGGTGCTGCCCTTATGTCTCAACCGGAACTAGTTTCCGATATGGTAAGAGCGGTTAAGCAAAAGTATGGCGATTCAATATGCATTGAGACCAAAATCAGGATCCACAGCGACTTGAATGAGACGGTCAGGTTTGTAAAGATGGTGGAAAGCGCTGGCGTTGATTTCATCACTGTCCACGGGAGGACGAAAACAACGCGATCATCACAGCCAGCCAACTTAGATGCCATCAAACTAGTCAAGGAGACTGTCAAGGTCCctgtggttgcaaatggtgaCTGCTTCACGCAAGAGGATTTTGAGAAGATAGCAAAATATACTGGAGTTGATGGTGTTATGGCCGTTCGTGGCGCCTTGGCCAATCCTGGCATATTTGCAAAACACAAGACAGCACCATGGTCGGCGGTGGAATTGTTTCTAGACCTTGCCCTAAGCTATGGCTTGCCCTATCGCATAACACAGCATCACTTATCTGAAATGCTAGGTACGATGATACCGAGGCTGCATGTCAAGGAGATGAATGAGCTCTCCAATCTTGTTGACCTTATAGACTGGCTAGACGAACATTTTGTGCTTAAAAGAAGGGGGGAGGACGGATTTGGCACAACAATCAGCCCTCAGTGGAAATAG
- the BDF1 gene encoding chromatin-binding protein: MSDISQSTAQAEVSVTTPVPQSGAPDTTTPVQTPSADMFEKGEGSHTAGNGTSNVEDSPAPEKPLSPPNPSPSPEKHKMDEDEQEESSKKQKVEEPGDESKPESSLSSTDTSKMEPAPKPPPEPDMTNLPADPIPKHQNKFALNTIKAIKRLKDAGPFLHPVDIVKLNIPFYYNFIKRPMDLSTIERKLTVNAYEDPSQIVDDFNLMVDNCIKFNGESAGISRMAKNIQAQFEKHMLNIPPKVLAANGHSSNTGAASRRRNVIVSDDSKTESVAAHRPKRTIHPPKSKELPYDVRPRKKKYAAELRFCNQVLKELTSKKLYSINFPFLQPVDPVALNIPHYFDVVKNPMDLGTIQSNLANNKYENADDVERDVRMVFSNCYLFNPEGTDVNTMGHRLESVFDKKWAQKPVPQPSPPQSDGEYDSDEYEDDDGEVNEAMLSSVPAIQFLENQLIRMKQELDELKKKELEKLKASRRKKKKTRRTTKKARSNSVSDRHDDQPVVTYEMKKQVSEVVPTLNDKKLQALIKIIKDDIVISDEEEVELDMDQLEDRTVLKLYDFLFGKKAASQAMSKSKRSTYSTGNIDQLEQLRSQLQLFDDAERSNGGSGVPASTFDLNSIPAQESSDDDASSESSEEE; the protein is encoded by the coding sequence ATGTCTGACATTTCTCAACTGACTGCTCAAGCTGAAGTGTCTGTGACGACGCCAGTTCCACAGCTGGGAGCTCCGGATACCACGACGCCGGTGCAAACACCGTCGGCAGATATGTTTGAGAAGGGAGAAGGACTGCACACCGCTGGAAACGGCACCTCAAATGTCGAAGATTCTCCCGCTCCTGAAAAGCCTTTGTCCCCACCAAACCCCTCCCCTTCCCCCGAGAAGCACAAGATGGATGAGGATGAACAGGAAGAGAGCtcaaaaaagcaaaaggtTGAAGAACCTGGAGATGAGTCCAAGCCAGAGTCTAGCTTATCCCTGACGGATACGTCGAAGATGGAACCTGCACCTAAGCCACCTCCAGAACCAGACATGACGAATCTCCCTGCGGACCCTATCCCTAAGCACCAGAACAAGTTTGCTCTCAATACGATCAAGGCTATCAAGCGTTTAAAGGATGCCGGCCCATTTCTCCATCCAGTCGACATCGTGAAGTTGAACATCCCTTTTTATTACAACTTCATTAAGAGACCAATGGACCTTTCCACCATTGAGAGGAAACTCACAGTTAACGCATACGAAGACCCTCTGCAAATTGTTGACGACTTCAACCTCATGGTTGACAACTGCATTAAGTTCAACGGTGAATCAGCTGGTATATCCAGAATGGCAAAAAATATCCAGGCCCAGTTTGAGAAGCATATGTTGAACATACCTCCCAAGGTTCTTGCTGCCAATGGGCACTCTTCGAACACTGGTGCTGCATCGAGAAGACGCAATGTTATTGTGAGTGATGACTCGAAGACTGAATCTGTGGCTGCTCATAGGCCAAAGAGAACGATCCACCCACCAAAGTCAAAGGAATTGCCATATGATGTGAGaccaagaaagaagaagtatgcAGCTGAGTTGCGCTTCTGCAACCAGGTACTTAAAGAGTTGACATCCAAAAAGCTTTACAGCATCAACTTCCCCTTCTTACAACCAGTTGATCCAGTCGCATTGAACATTCCTCACTACTTCgatgtggtgaagaacCCAATGGATCTCGGGACTATTCAATCCAATCTTGCAAACAACAAGTATGAGAAtgctgatgatgttgagcGAGACGTGAGAATGGTGTTCTCAAACTGTTATTTGTTTAACCCAGAAGGTACTGATGTTAACACTATGGGACACCGCCTTGAAAGTGTGTTCGACAAGAAATGGGCTCAAAAGCCTGTCCCACAACCTTCGCCTCCTCAGTCTGATGGCGAGTACGATAGTGACGAGtacgaggatgatgatggtgagGTCAATGAAGCCATGTTGTCCAGTGTTCCAGCTATCCagtttttggagaatcAGCTCATCAGAATGAAGCAGGAGCTCGATgagttgaaaaagaaggaacttgagaagttgaaggccTCTcgcagaaagaagaagaagacaaggaGAACAACAAAGAAGGCCAGATCTAACTCCGTCTCGGACCGTCATGACGATCAGCCTGTTGTGACGTACGAGATGAAAAAACAGGTGAGTGAGGTTGTTCCTACGTTGaatgacaagaagttgcaagCATtaatcaaaatcatcaaggatgATATTGTCATcagcgatgaagaagaagttgagcTCGATATGGATCAGCTTGAAGACCGTACCGTGTTGAAGCTTTACGATTTCTTGTTTGGTAAGAAGGCTGCGTCGCAAGCGATgagcaagagcaagagATCCACTTATTCTACCGGCAATATTGACCAGCTCGAGCAGTTAAGATCACAACTCCAATTGTTTGATGACGCTGAAAGATCAAACGGAGGTTCGGGTGTTCCCGCCTCCACGTTCGACCTCAATAGTATTCCTGCACAGGAGTCGTCTGACGATGATGCATCTTCAGAGTCCTCGGAGGAGGAATAG